The Gossypium hirsutum isolate 1008001.06 chromosome D06, Gossypium_hirsutum_v2.1, whole genome shotgun sequence genome contains the following window.
CGTGTCTATCTCTTCAAATATTTAATAAGGagtttgtattttatgaaattatcgcCTTTTTAAGTACTTGAACTCTCGATAGAACTGAAAGATAAAACTCTCACCAAGAACAATATGTAGCACGTTTAAAAGTCTAACTCCAAACTCGATTTTTTGAAAATACAGGGATGGACGgtgaattaattttgatttttaatctaTTGTAATAGAATGGTATACCAAAAAAAGAATGTCTAGGAAGAAAGAACCATGAGATTGGGAATGATGAAAAAGGTCCAAACTCTTTCAACTATGTTTCATGTCTTAATACAGTGATTAAAATCCAAAGAAATGGATACAAACATTGTAAGCGAGATTTAACCATCTTTTAAGAAGATTGATGTTGCTACatcttttgtcttttttttttattacaagACAACTCCACTTTTTTTGTGTTTGGATTTGGTAACTCCCACAATTGTCCATCTTGGAATTTGTACTTTCCCAACACATTTTCTCTTCTATGTTTCCATGGCTTGCATTATtgtatttatcattattttagtaTGTTAATTAGGTTAATATTGTATTTGTCTTAATTAGGTTTTTCTTATATGAGATATTATAATGTTGTTGGTATCGAATTAGATTAATGGGTTTGATCGATTATAACGAAAACTAGTAACTATATTAATTTGGGTAGTTATATTGAGTTATTTTAAACGAGTTGTTTGGAATCACTATATATTGTGAATCGAAATCACttaaattgatttattatatattataatccAAAACTATATTTGTCGCCTAATATCTAGCCCGAACTTTTtaattcaaagaaaaaataaaaataattaaacatgacTAAAATCTAAAGAAAATCtaacccaaaaaaattaaaagataaaaaaaaaacattaagcaCTAAATTCTAGTAGTGCGAACTACTACAAAGTTTATCTCAAAGTTTAAGTTCATGGTTGTTTGAATCTGATTGAAATGGTCAGTCGAGTTGAGAATCAATTTAGGTATCAATCTGGAGGGTGGCATCAAAGTGATTGACCCATGAATAGGTATAGACCGATTAAACCCATAgtgaaattgatttttttttatttttaataatttttttaatcgaaCCAATTGATTCGACAAATCGGTGGCTTGACCTATTTTATCACTAATTAATTCTGGACATCTTGGTCAATCTATGATAAGTTATTTATTGAAATTGTTAGTCATAGATGAATCTATTTCAACTAGGATTTTAAGAATgataatgttaatgttttaattaattttgaaatgtTCATATCTTTCATTTTGAACAACGAATTGAGAACCAATGTTCCGATCATTTCGACCAGTGCAATTATGAAAATACGGTGTATAATTAATGTAAGTATTAACacttgataatgattgaactCACACCCCTTAAATTGCAACAATGTACCCACAAAATCAAGAGACAAAACTCTGTCTCGATTCACAAGTAACATCAACTAGTTGAAGTTCATCAATTCTGAATGAATAATATTTCGAAAACTCTAACTTAATTTAGAGACAAAATTGACTCAACGAAGCCCATCAACTCTGAAAAAACAACACTTCGATAACTTATCCGAAAAGAATAGCGCCTcaacaataatatataaatattaagccacaataaaagaaattaaaaaaaatggcgATAACCTTCACAGGTATCCGTATATAAATCCCTAATGACACACTCCCCATTAAAGAAACTGAATCACTTTTCCATTCATATTTCTacaaattttctcttctttttgccAATTTCCACTTAAATTTTCCCTCAATGGAAGAAAACGAGAATCGAAATACCGGAAATGTGAATCAAAGGGAATATTTGAAATCCATTGAATTCACAACAATGATTTGTTCTTCAAAAACAATTTCAAACCTTTCATTAATTTCCTACGGTGATCCATTCTTTTCCTCAATTATCACtctttacattttaatccttctTTATTTCCCTCAAAGCTTTTTTTCCCTTAAATTCCTTTCGATTTTCACTGCATCTCTTTTATTCTCCCTCTTTCGAAAACCCATCGATGAAGTTAAAAAAAAGGAGTTTCAACAACGGGTCGGATCTAAAACCGACCCGGAATTTGTAATTCGGAGTTTCGAAGATTTGTTCGTTGAATCGGACGTCGGAGCTCCGTTGGAAGTGATATTTgaaggggaagaagaagaagaaggggaGGATTGTAATGAGGATTATTATTACCCGGATCCGACCCGTGTTATCGAGAGGTATCCTTCGTTGTCGTTGTGTTACCCGGAATCGGATTCGGATAGTTCTTCGTCGGAGATGGATTTTCCGGTGATTGGAGAATGGGTTTCGTCGGAAATGATGTGTTATGGATGGGAAGAGGTTGAAGATAAAGAAGGGATGATTGAGATTGATTTGGATTTTCATGAGGAAGAAGATAATTTGATTGAGATTGATATTTCTTAAAAAAGGGTTTAATTTTCAGCTAacattgatttaattaattaaaaaaagttgaattgaagtatatttatcaattatattttgtttaatttgatcatgtttacttttataagATGAAAATAATTACGTTTAGTATTATTTAGCTCGATTAGTATTAGCATTATTGTCAATACAAGAGGAtattctcttatttatgggttgaggatATGTTATGAGTAGTTTTAAGTATTGTGTCTAAAAAGCAAATATGATTGGAATTTACAATGAGATTGTTTAAAAAAACATCTTAAATGTGTGGTTCTAGACATTATGTCAAAAAAAATAGATGATTAGAATTTATAaagagattgttcaaaaaaaatcttGAATGCGTGGTTCAAgatattatgtaaaaaaaacagatatgattaaaacttataattagattgttcaaaaaataatCTTAAATGGGTGGTTCttctaggcattgtgtcaaaagaacatatatgatcagaacttataataagattgttcaaaaaaaatcttaaatggATGGTTCTAgtcattgtgtcaaaaagagcagatatgatcaaaacctataatgatattgttaaaaaaaaactcttgaatttgttctaggcattgtgtcaaaaaatacatatatgatcagaatctataatgagattgttaaaaaaaatgttaaatgggTGGTTCTAGCCATTGtgttaaaaatagcagatatgatcaaaacctataatgagattgttcaaaaaaaatatctTAAATGGGTGATTCTAGACGTTGTgtaaaaaagaacagatatgatcagaatctatgatgagattgttcaaaaaaaatcttaaatgagTGGTATGAGTCAATAAGATGCTGACTCAACTatattatttgaaaaaattttagtttttattttctaaaaaaactcaataaaaaatttatatatggttgaatttgaattgtgcTACT
Protein-coding sequences here:
- the LOC107960198 gene encoding uncharacterized protein, which gives rise to MEENENRNTGNVNQREYLKSIEFTTMICSSKTISNLSLISYGDPFFSSIITLYILILLYFPQSFFSLKFLSIFTASLLFSLFRKPIDEVKKKEFQQRVGSKTDPEFVIRSFEDLFVESDVGAPLEVIFEGEEEEEGEDCNEDYYYPDPTRVIERYPSLSLCYPESDSDSSSSEMDFPVIGEWVSSEMMCYGWEEVEDKEGMIEIDLDFHEEEDNLIEIDIS